A portion of the Sorghum bicolor chloroplast, complete genome genome contains these proteins:
- the ndhB gene encoding NADH dehydrogenase subunit 2 encodes MIWHVQNENFILDSTRIFMKAFHLLLFNGSFIFPECILIFGLILLLMIDLTSDQKDRPWFYFISSTSLVISITALLFRWREEPIISFSGNFQTNNFNEIFQFLILLCSTLCIPLSVEYIECTEMAITEFLLFVLTATLGGMFLCGANDLITIFVAPECFSLCSYLLSGYTKRDLRSNEATMKYLLMGGASSSILVHGFSWLYGSSGGEIELQEIVNGLINTQMYNSPGISIALIFITVGLGFKLSPAPFHQWTPDVYEGSPTPVVAFLSVTSKVAASALATRILDIPFYFSSNEWHLLLEILAILSMILGNLLAITQTSMKRMLAYSSIGQIGYVIIGIIVGDSNDGYASMITYMLFYISMNLGTFACIVLFGLRTGTDNIRDYAGLYTKDPFLALSLALCLLSLGGLPPLAGFFGKLYLFWCGWQAGLYFLVSIGLLTSVLSIYYYLKIIKLLMTGRNQEITPYVRNYRRSPLRSNNSIELSMTVCVIASTIPGISMNPILAIAQDTLF; translated from the exons ATGATCTGGCATGTACAGAATGAAAACTTCATTCTCGATTCTACGAGAATTTTTATGAAAGCGTTTCATTTGCTTCTCTTCAATGGAAGTTTCATTTTCCCAGAATGTATCCTAATTTTTGGCCTAATTCTTCTTCTGATGATCGATTTAACCTCTGATCAAAAAGATAGACCTTGGTTCTATTTCATCTCTTCAACAAGTTTAGTAATAAGCATAACGGCCCTATTGTTCCGATGGAGAGAAGAACCTATAATTAGCTTTTCGGGAAATTTCCAAACGAACAATTTCAACGAAATCTTTCAATTTCTTATTTTATTATGTTCAACTTTATGTATTCCTCTATCCGTAGAGTACATTGAATGTACAGAAATGGCTATAACAGAGTTTCTGTTATTCGTATTAACAGCTACTCTAGGGGGAATGTTTTTATGTGGTGCTAACGATTTAATAACTATCTTTGTAGCTCCAGAATGTTTCAGTTTATGTTCCTACCTATTGTCTGGATATACCAAGAGAGATCTACGGTCTAATGAGGCTACTATGAAATATTTACTCATGGGTGGGGCAAGCTCTTCTATTCTGGTTCATGGTTTCTCTTGGCTATATGGTTCATCTGGGGGGGAGATCGAGCTTCAAGAAATTGTGAATGGTCTTATCAATACACAAATGTATAACTCCCCAGGAATTTCAATTGCGCTTATATTCATCACTGTAGGACTTGGGTTCAAGCTTTCCCCAGCCCCTTTTCATCAATGGACTCCTGACGTCTACGAAGGA TCCCCCACTCCAGTCGTTGCTTTTCTTTCTGTTACTTCGAAAGTAGCTGCTTCAGCTTTAGCCACGCGAATTCTCGATATTCCTTTTTATTTCTCATCAAACGAATGGCATCTTCTTCTGGAAATCCTAGCTATTCTTAGCATGATATTGGGGAATCTCCTTGCTATTACTCAAACAAGCATGAAACGTATGCTTGCATATTCGTCCATAGGGCAAATCGGATATGTAATTATTGGAATAATTGTTGGAGACTCAAATGATGGATATGCAAGCATGATAACTTATATGCTGTTCTATATCTCCATGAATCTAGGAACTTTTGCTTGCATTGTATTATTTGGTCTACGTACCGGAACTGATAACATTCGAGATTATGCAGGATTATACACGAAAGATCCTTTTTTGGCTCTCTCTTTAGCCCTATGTCTCTTATCCCTAGGAGGCCTTCCTCCACTAGCAGGTTTCTTCGGAAAACTCTATCTATTCTGGTGTGGATGGCAAGCAGGCCTATATTTCTTGGTTTCAATAGGACTCCTTACGAGCGTTCTTTCTATCTACTATTATCTAAAAATAATCAAGTTATTAATGACTGGACGAAACCAAGAAATAACCCCTTATGTGCGAAATTATAGAAGATCCCCTTTAAGATCAAACAATTCCATCGAATTGAGTATGACTGTATGTGTGATAGCATCTACTATACCAGGAATATCAATGAACCCCATTCTTGCAATTGCTCAGGATACCCTCTTTTAG
- the rps7 gene encoding ribosomal protein S7, with protein MSRRGTAEKRTAKSDPIFRNRLVNMVVNRIMKDGKKSLAYQILYRAVKKIQQKTETNPLLVLRQAIRRVTPNIGVKTRRNKKGSTRKVPIEIGSKQGRALAIRWLLEASQKRPGRNMAFKLSSELVDAAKGSGGAIRKKEATHRMAEANRALAHFR; from the coding sequence ATGTCACGTCGAGGTACTGCAGAAAAAAGAACCGCAAAATCCGATCCAATTTTTCGTAATCGATTAGTTAACATGGTGGTTAACCGTATTATGAAAGACGGAAAAAAATCATTGGCTTATCAAATTCTCTATCGAGCCGTGAAAAAGATTCAACAAAAGACAGAAACAAATCCACTATTGGTTTTACGTCAAGCAATACGTAGAGTAACTCCCAATATAGGAGTAAAAACAAGACGTAATAAAAAAGGATCGACGCGGAAAGTTCCGATTGAAATAGGATCTAAACAAGGAAGAGCACTTGCCATTCGTTGGTTATTAGAAGCATCCCAAAAGCGTCCGGGTCGAAATATGGCTTTCAAATTAAGTTCCGAATTAGTAGATGCTGCCAAAGGGAGTGGGGGTGCCATACGCAAAAAGGAAGCGACTCATAGAATGGCAGAGGCAAATAGAGCTCTTGCACATTTTCGTTAA